In a single window of the Saccharothrix australiensis genome:
- a CDS encoding purine-nucleoside phosphorylase — protein sequence MTAISEDSALEAQAAAALAERTGVDRHDIAVVLGSGWRPAADVIGEPSAEVPMGELPGFEPPTAFGHGGTIRSVPVGDKRVLVLLGRTHGYEGKGVQKVVHGVRTAAAAGVRSVVLTNAAGGLRQGMSVGQPVLISDHLNLTASSPLVGARFVDLTDLYSPRLRGLAREIDPSLEEGVYAGLPGPHFETPAEIRMLRGMGADLVGMSTVLEAIAARAEGVEVFGLSLVTNLAAGITGEPLNHEEVLEAGAAAAGRMGALLRELVTRA from the coding sequence GTGACCGCCATCAGTGAAGACAGCGCCCTCGAAGCGCAGGCCGCCGCCGCGCTCGCCGAGCGGACCGGTGTGGACCGGCACGACATCGCCGTCGTCCTCGGGTCGGGCTGGCGGCCCGCCGCCGACGTCATCGGCGAACCCTCCGCCGAGGTGCCGATGGGCGAGTTGCCGGGCTTCGAGCCGCCCACCGCGTTCGGTCACGGCGGGACCATCCGGTCGGTGCCGGTCGGCGACAAGAGGGTCCTCGTCCTGCTCGGCCGCACGCACGGTTACGAGGGCAAGGGCGTCCAGAAGGTCGTGCACGGCGTGCGGACGGCCGCCGCCGCGGGCGTGCGGTCGGTGGTGCTCACCAACGCGGCGGGCGGGCTGCGGCAGGGCATGTCCGTCGGCCAGCCGGTGCTGATCAGCGACCACCTGAACCTGACCGCCTCGTCGCCGCTGGTCGGCGCGCGGTTCGTCGACCTGACCGACCTGTACTCGCCGCGCCTGCGCGGCCTCGCGCGGGAGATCGACCCGTCGCTGGAGGAGGGCGTCTACGCCGGGCTGCCCGGACCGCACTTCGAGACGCCCGCCGAGATCCGGATGCTGCGCGGGATGGGCGCGGACCTGGTCGGCATGTCGACCGTGCTGGAGGCCATCGCCGCGCGGGCCGAGGGCGTCGAGGTGTTCGGCTTGTCGCTGGTGACGAACCTCGCGGCGGGCATCACCGGTGAGCCGCTCAACCACGAAGAGGTGCTGGAGGCCGGGGCCGCGGCGGCCGGTCGGATGGGCGCGCTGCTGCGGGAACTGGTGACCAGGGCATGA
- a CDS encoding phospho-sugar mutase, whose product MTLTPALRDATFRWIADDPSPETRAELQGVLARAMGGDAAAEADLADRMAGTLTFGTAGLRGPVRAGSNGMNRAVVIRATAGLAAWLTARGETGTVFVGRDARHGSEEFCTAAASVLAAAGFTVRVLPGPLPTPVLAFLVRRHRAVAGVQITASHNPPADNGYKLYLAGGGQIVPPADREIEAAIARVPAAVSVPLSDDYLPVSDAEVDEYVERVASLPRGTARDLRVALTPMHGVGGQMAVDALRRAGFTDVRVVREQAVPDPDFPTVAFPNPEEPGAADRLLELAAAEDADLAIALDPDADRCALGVRERDGSWRMLRGDETGVLLGSLVLSTVDTPDPLVATTIVSSSLLKSIAAAHGARYAETLTGFKWLVRAGDGLVFAYEEALGNCVDPQHVNDKDGISAAVVACDLAAGLKAAGRTLPDALDQLALDHGLHLTDQVSLRFTDLSHIGALMARLRGDPPAGFAFEDLLPEADVVRLTADGVRVVVRPSGTEPKLKAYLEVVEPVDDLADSRVRAEERLAALRARVSELLAPQ is encoded by the coding sequence ATGACGTTGACCCCGGCGCTGCGGGACGCGACCTTCCGGTGGATCGCCGACGACCCCTCGCCCGAGACGCGCGCCGAGTTGCAGGGCGTGCTGGCGCGGGCGATGGGCGGCGACGCGGCGGCCGAGGCCGACCTCGCGGACCGGATGGCGGGCACGCTGACGTTCGGCACGGCCGGGTTGCGCGGTCCGGTGCGGGCCGGCTCGAACGGCATGAACCGGGCGGTGGTGATCCGCGCCACGGCCGGGCTGGCGGCGTGGCTGACCGCGCGCGGGGAGACCGGCACCGTGTTCGTGGGCCGGGACGCCCGGCACGGCTCGGAGGAGTTCTGCACGGCCGCCGCGTCGGTGCTGGCCGCCGCGGGCTTCACGGTGCGGGTGCTGCCGGGGCCGCTGCCGACGCCCGTGCTCGCGTTCCTGGTGCGCAGGCACCGCGCGGTCGCGGGCGTGCAGATCACCGCGTCGCACAACCCGCCCGCCGACAACGGCTACAAGCTCTATCTCGCCGGCGGCGGGCAGATCGTGCCGCCCGCGGACCGCGAGATCGAGGCGGCCATCGCCCGGGTGCCCGCCGCGGTGTCCGTGCCGCTGTCGGACGACTACCTGCCGGTGAGCGACGCCGAGGTGGACGAGTACGTGGAGCGCGTCGCGTCGCTGCCCCGCGGCACGGCCCGCGACCTGCGGGTGGCGTTGACGCCCATGCACGGCGTCGGCGGCCAGATGGCCGTGGACGCGTTGCGGCGCGCGGGCTTCACCGACGTGCGGGTGGTGCGCGAGCAGGCCGTGCCGGACCCGGACTTCCCGACGGTCGCGTTCCCGAACCCGGAGGAGCCGGGCGCGGCCGACCGCCTGCTGGAGCTGGCCGCCGCCGAGGACGCCGACCTGGCCATCGCGCTGGACCCCGACGCGGACCGGTGCGCGCTGGGCGTCCGCGAGCGGGACGGTTCGTGGCGGATGCTGCGCGGCGACGAGACCGGCGTGCTGCTCGGCTCACTTGTCCTGTCCACTGTGGACACGCCGGATCCCTTGGTGGCCACGACGATCGTGTCGTCGTCGCTGCTGAAGTCGATCGCCGCCGCGCACGGCGCCCGGTACGCCGAGACGCTGACCGGCTTCAAGTGGCTGGTGCGCGCGGGCGACGGCCTGGTGTTCGCGTACGAGGAGGCGCTGGGCAACTGCGTCGACCCGCAGCACGTGAACGACAAGGACGGCATCTCGGCGGCCGTCGTGGCGTGCGACCTGGCGGCCGGGCTGAAGGCGGCCGGGCGGACGTTGCCGGACGCGCTGGACCAGCTCGCGCTCGACCACGGGCTGCACCTCACCGACCAGGTGTCGTTGCGGTTCACCGACCTGAGCCACATCGGCGCGCTGATGGCGCGGCTGCGCGGCGACCCGCCGGCCGGGTTCGCGTTCGAGGACCTGCTGCCCGAGGCGGACGTCGTGCGCCTGACGGCCGACGGCGTGCGGGTCGTGGTGCGGCCGTCGGGCACCGAGCCGAAGTTGAAGGCGTACCTGGAGGTCGTCGAACCGGTCGACGACCTCGCCGACAGCCGGGTGCGCGCGGAGGAACGCCTGGCGGCGCTCCGGGCCAGGGTCTCCGAGCTGCTCGCGCCGCAGTAG
- a CDS encoding alpha/beta fold hydrolase yields the protein MTRLTTAATALAAAAGLLGGAGAAAAAPVDAEGARGGLSRYYHQRLDWTACDHEELDAAGARCANVTVPVDYAKPGGRTMTVVISRLESTDRQQRRGIMLSNPGGPAAPGLAMPLDIRQKLSPEVRARFDLIGMDPRGVGRSSPLDCGWKVGPALRSAGFDRAGFDRVVAFQQDLARQCVEREGDRLKHVNTRATAHDLDVVRGALGERKAGYMSWSYGTYLGAVYTQMFPHRVDRVVLDSAVNPRRYGYPMFQDMGPASEAAVDEWAAWTARRDAQYHLGTTAAQVRATVEGLVKRAAEQPIRVGDKLVDEHLVPMVPFAGMMGPERWDATATNIRTLVDLADGKPVTPGPALLGLLGALDGPNPDPDGDSVSGVLCGDTRAPRDIEHYWREIERNRASQPLFGALVNSITPCAFWPDPKEEPTVVANRTPALIVQATGDARTTYQHGLDLHKAMKGSRMVTLEDVPVHAVFGSSYSNACTDAAVNKYFETGRLPKSDITCREDEK from the coding sequence ATGACACGACTCACCACCGCCGCGACCGCGCTGGCCGCGGCGGCCGGTCTGCTGGGCGGTGCCGGCGCGGCGGCGGCCGCACCCGTCGACGCGGAGGGCGCGCGGGGCGGTCTGAGCCGGTACTACCACCAGCGCCTGGACTGGACCGCGTGCGACCACGAGGAGTTGGACGCCGCCGGCGCGCGGTGCGCGAACGTCACCGTCCCGGTGGACTACGCGAAGCCCGGCGGTCGGACCATGACGGTGGTGATCTCGCGGCTGGAGTCGACCGACCGGCAGCAGCGGCGCGGGATCATGCTGTCCAACCCCGGCGGCCCGGCCGCGCCCGGCCTGGCCATGCCGCTGGACATCCGGCAGAAGCTGAGCCCCGAGGTGCGGGCGCGGTTCGACCTGATCGGCATGGACCCGCGCGGTGTCGGGCGCAGCTCGCCCCTGGACTGCGGGTGGAAGGTCGGCCCGGCCCTGCGGTCGGCCGGCTTCGACCGCGCCGGGTTCGACCGCGTCGTCGCGTTCCAGCAGGACCTGGCGCGGCAGTGCGTCGAGCGGGAGGGCGACCGGCTGAAGCACGTCAACACCCGCGCCACCGCGCACGACCTGGACGTGGTCCGGGGCGCGCTCGGCGAGCGGAAGGCCGGCTACATGAGCTGGTCCTACGGGACCTACCTGGGCGCGGTGTACACGCAGATGTTCCCGCACCGCGTCGACCGGGTGGTGCTGGACAGCGCCGTCAACCCGCGCCGGTACGGCTACCCCATGTTCCAGGACATGGGGCCGGCGAGCGAGGCCGCCGTGGACGAGTGGGCGGCGTGGACCGCTCGGCGCGACGCCCAGTACCACCTGGGCACCACGGCCGCGCAGGTGCGCGCCACCGTCGAGGGCCTGGTGAAGCGGGCCGCCGAGCAGCCCATCCGGGTCGGTGACAAGCTGGTGGACGAGCACCTGGTCCCGATGGTGCCGTTCGCGGGCATGATGGGCCCGGAGCGCTGGGACGCCACGGCCACGAACATCCGCACGCTCGTCGACCTCGCCGACGGCAAGCCCGTCACGCCGGGCCCGGCCCTCCTCGGCCTCCTCGGCGCCCTCGACGGCCCGAACCCGGACCCCGACGGCGACAGCGTGAGCGGCGTGCTGTGCGGTGACACGCGCGCGCCGCGCGACATCGAGCACTACTGGCGGGAGATCGAGCGCAACCGCGCCTCGCAGCCGCTGTTCGGGGCGCTGGTCAACAGCATCACGCCGTGCGCCTTCTGGCCGGACCCGAAGGAGGAGCCGACGGTCGTCGCCAACCGCACGCCGGCGCTGATCGTGCAGGCCACCGGTGACGCCCGCACGACCTACCAGCACGGCCTGGACCTGCACAAGGCCATGAAGGGGTCGCGCATGGTCACGCTGGAGGACGTCCCGGTGCACGCCGTGTTCGGCTCCTCCTACTCCAACGCCTGCACGGACGCCGCGGTGAACAAGTACTTCGAGACCGGTCGGCTGCCCAAGTCCGACATCACCTGCCGCGAGGACGAGAAGTAG
- a CDS encoding flavodoxin family protein yields the protein MPRLLIVHHTPSPNLQAMFEAVVSGATDPEIEGVEVVRRPALAATPSDVLAADGYLLGTPANLGYMSGALKVFFDVVYYPCLDATRGRPYGLYVHGNNDTVGAVRGIEGIAGGMGWNKVAEHVLVTGEPDKAALAACRELGATVAATLL from the coding sequence GTGCCGAGGCTGCTGATCGTCCACCACACGCCGTCACCGAACCTCCAGGCGATGTTCGAGGCCGTGGTCTCGGGCGCGACCGACCCCGAGATCGAGGGCGTGGAGGTGGTCCGCCGGCCGGCCCTCGCGGCGACGCCCTCGGACGTCCTCGCCGCCGACGGCTACCTCCTCGGCACCCCGGCCAACCTCGGCTACATGAGCGGCGCGCTCAAGGTGTTCTTCGACGTCGTGTACTACCCGTGCCTGGACGCGACGCGCGGCCGGCCCTACGGCCTCTACGTGCACGGCAACAACGACACCGTGGGTGCGGTGCGCGGCATCGAGGGCATCGCCGGCGGCATGGGGTGGAACAAGGTCGCCGAGCACGTCCTCGTCACGGGCGAACCGGACAAAGCCGCTCTGGCGGCGTGCCGGGAGCTGGGCGCGACGGTCGCCGCCACCCTGCTGTGA
- a CDS encoding aldo/keto reductase, whose amino-acid sequence MGMSQSYGQGDDAESIRTVHRALDLGVTLLDTADVYGAGANEELVGRAIADRRDRVVLATKFGLADPERRPRGDAAYVRRACEASLRRLGVDHIDLYYQHRVDPAVPIEETVGAMADLVREGKVRHLGLSEAGAETIRRAHAVHPITALQSEWSLWTRDIEAVVAPACAELGIGIVPFSPLGRGFLTGRVTSLADLEEGDSRHAMPRFAEDNLVRNLAIVEALRALAAERDVTPGQLALAWVHHRGEHVVPIPGTKRVKYLEENVAAASLTLSADDLRAIEAAAPAAAGDRYPPEMLRLSNM is encoded by the coding sequence ATGGGCATGAGCCAGTCCTACGGCCAGGGCGACGACGCCGAGTCGATCAGGACCGTCCACCGGGCGCTGGACCTGGGCGTGACGCTGCTCGACACGGCGGACGTCTACGGCGCGGGCGCGAACGAGGAGTTGGTGGGCCGCGCCATCGCCGACCGCCGCGACCGCGTCGTGCTGGCCACGAAGTTCGGGCTCGCCGACCCGGAGCGCCGTCCGCGCGGTGACGCCGCCTACGTGCGGCGGGCGTGCGAGGCGTCGCTGCGCAGGCTCGGCGTGGACCACATCGACCTCTACTACCAGCACCGGGTCGACCCGGCGGTGCCGATCGAGGAGACCGTCGGCGCGATGGCCGACCTCGTGCGGGAGGGCAAGGTCCGCCACCTGGGCCTGTCCGAGGCCGGCGCGGAGACCATCCGCCGGGCGCACGCCGTGCACCCGATCACCGCGCTCCAGAGCGAGTGGTCGCTGTGGACGCGGGACATCGAGGCCGTCGTCGCGCCCGCGTGCGCGGAGCTGGGCATCGGCATCGTGCCGTTCTCCCCGCTGGGGCGCGGTTTCCTCACCGGTCGCGTGACGTCGCTCGCCGACCTGGAAGAGGGCGACTCCCGCCACGCCATGCCGAGGTTCGCCGAGGACAACCTCGTGCGCAACCTGGCGATCGTGGAGGCGCTCCGGGCGCTGGCCGCGGAGCGCGACGTGACACCCGGTCAGCTCGCGCTGGCGTGGGTGCACCACCGGGGCGAGCACGTCGTGCCGATCCCCGGCACCAAGCGGGTGAAGTACCTGGAGGAGAACGTCGCCGCCGCGAGCCTGACCCTGTCGGCCGACGACCTGCGTGCGATCGAGGCCGCCGCGCCCGCGGCCGCCGGCGACCGCTACCCGCCGGAGATGCTGCGGCTGTCGAACATGTAG
- a CDS encoding type II toxin-antitoxin system death-on-curing family toxin has protein sequence MVNYLDAGDLLVLATAVTGGDLVVRDLGLLDSAAHRPRATVLGVEAYETLWLKASALLDSIVRTRPLAEGNWRLGWVAAVTLCDINGWWVDAEEDEALDLVRALGREQIDVAGTAARLEAWGTPKDD, from the coding sequence GTGGTCAACTACCTCGACGCCGGCGACTTGCTCGTGCTGGCGACCGCCGTCACCGGTGGGGATCTGGTCGTGCGCGACTTAGGTCTCCTCGATTCCGCAGCACACCGCCCACGGGCCACCGTGCTCGGCGTCGAGGCATACGAGACGCTCTGGCTGAAAGCCTCGGCCCTGCTCGACTCCATCGTGCGTACCCGGCCGCTGGCCGAGGGCAACTGGAGGCTGGGCTGGGTCGCGGCCGTGACGTTGTGCGACATCAACGGCTGGTGGGTCGACGCGGAGGAGGACGAGGCGCTCGACCTGGTCCGGGCGTTGGGCCGCGAGCAGATCGACGTGGCCGGCACGGCCGCCCGCCTGGAGGCGTGGGGCACGCCGAAGGACGACTGA
- a CDS encoding type II toxin-antitoxin system VapB family antitoxin: MAMTLRLSDEENRRLGELAAAEGRSKQEVVRLALAERWARLQKEEQLSEVLGRVLPKYRGLLDRLGSA, from the coding sequence ATGGCGATGACGCTGCGGCTGAGCGATGAGGAGAACCGGCGGCTCGGCGAGCTGGCCGCCGCCGAGGGCCGCTCCAAGCAGGAGGTCGTCCGGCTGGCGCTGGCGGAGCGGTGGGCGCGGTTGCAGAAGGAGGAGCAGCTCTCCGAGGTCCTCGGGCGGGTGCTGCCGAAGTACCGCGGGTTGCTCGACCGGTTGGGCTCGGCTTGA
- a CDS encoding TetR/AcrR family transcriptional regulator produces MPRPKTHDDALRARLLDRAGELLSTEGPAALSLRRLAADVNTSTTAVYSLFGGKPALLDALYDEAFRRFGERLAALPTTDDPVEDIIRIGLAYRASALADPQFYLVMFSKVVPNFEPSDETSAAAAETFVPLLANVGRAIESGRFVDVPPERIALAMWGMVHGLVSLELNGNLPPGVEIAPAYEQAIRAHADGWRRR; encoded by the coding sequence GTGCCGCGACCGAAGACCCACGACGACGCCCTGCGGGCGCGCCTGCTCGACCGCGCCGGTGAACTGCTGTCCACCGAAGGACCGGCCGCCCTGAGCTTGCGCAGGCTCGCGGCGGATGTCAACACCTCGACCACGGCGGTGTACTCGCTGTTCGGGGGCAAGCCCGCCCTGCTCGACGCGCTCTACGACGAGGCGTTCCGCCGGTTCGGCGAACGGCTGGCGGCGCTGCCCACGACCGACGACCCGGTCGAGGACATCATCCGGATCGGGCTGGCCTACCGGGCGAGCGCGCTCGCCGACCCGCAGTTCTACCTGGTGATGTTCAGCAAGGTCGTCCCGAACTTCGAGCCGTCCGACGAGACCAGCGCCGCCGCGGCCGAGACGTTCGTGCCGCTGCTGGCGAACGTGGGCCGCGCCATCGAGTCGGGCCGGTTCGTCGACGTGCCGCCCGAGCGGATCGCGCTGGCCATGTGGGGCATGGTGCACGGCCTGGTGAGCTTGGAGCTGAACGGCAACCTGCCGCCGGGCGTGGAGATCGCGCCCGCCTACGAGCAGGCGATCCGCGCGCACGCCGACGGCTGGCGCCGCCGCTAG
- a CDS encoding SDR family oxidoreductase, which produces MTILVTGATGNVGRHVVEQLVARDVPVRALTRNPDKAGLPRGAETVKADLTEPAGVPLDGVTAIFLLAVLESGDAAGLAAALLKRARDLRRVVFLSSDAVAVQRPGSCELHQSVEEVVEAAGVEWTHLRPGEFMSNKMIWAESIKKENVVRAAYPDAVGTPIHEADIAEVAVRALLEDGHAGRAYRLSGPEALTTRQQVAAFGEGLGREIAFEALTYGQARAALIREVGLPPDIAEYLMGYQAQFNEEPSELLPTFEEVTGRRGRTLAQWAAEHADAFSVVR; this is translated from the coding sequence GTGACGATCCTGGTGACCGGCGCGACCGGCAACGTCGGCCGACACGTGGTCGAACAGCTGGTGGCGCGCGACGTGCCGGTGCGGGCGCTGACCCGCAACCCGGACAAAGCGGGCCTGCCGCGCGGGGCGGAGACTGTGAAAGCCGACCTCACCGAGCCGGCCGGGGTGCCGCTGGACGGGGTGACGGCGATCTTCCTGCTCGCCGTGCTGGAGTCCGGCGACGCGGCGGGCCTCGCGGCCGCCCTGCTGAAGCGGGCGCGGGATCTGCGGCGGGTGGTGTTCCTGTCCAGCGACGCGGTCGCGGTCCAGCGGCCGGGCAGCTGCGAGCTGCACCAGTCGGTGGAGGAGGTCGTCGAGGCGGCCGGCGTCGAGTGGACGCACCTGCGGCCGGGCGAGTTCATGTCCAACAAGATGATCTGGGCGGAGAGCATCAAGAAGGAGAACGTCGTCCGGGCCGCCTACCCGGACGCGGTCGGCACGCCGATCCACGAGGCCGACATCGCGGAGGTCGCGGTGCGGGCGCTGCTGGAGGACGGGCACGCGGGCCGGGCGTACCGGCTGAGCGGGCCGGAGGCGCTGACGACCCGGCAGCAGGTGGCCGCGTTCGGCGAGGGGCTGGGCCGGGAGATCGCGTTCGAGGCGCTGACCTACGGCCAGGCGCGGGCGGCGCTCATCCGGGAGGTGGGGCTGCCGCCGGACATCGCCGAGTACCTGATGGGGTACCAGGCGCAGTTCAACGAGGAGCCCTCGGAGCTGCTGCCGACCTTCGAGGAGGTCACCGGGCGGCGTGGGCGGACGCTGGCGCAGTGGGCGGCCGAGCACGCCGACGCGTTCTCCGTCGTGCGCTGA
- the upp gene encoding uracil phosphoribosyltransferase — MDVLVVEHPLARARLTTMRDARTDSAAFRAALHELTVMLVYEATREAPVAEERVHTPVARTTGYRLANPPLLVPVLRAGLGMADQAHKLIPDAQMGFVGLARDEETLKPTPYMESLPESLAGRPVFVLDPMLATGGSLAYTIRLLTDRGATDVTAICALAAPEGIEHLADSGLPVRLVTASVDERLNDSGFIVPGLGDAGDRQYGAV, encoded by the coding sequence ATGGACGTGCTCGTCGTCGAACACCCCCTCGCCAGGGCGAGGCTCACCACGATGCGCGACGCGCGCACCGACAGCGCGGCGTTCCGCGCCGCGCTGCACGAGTTGACGGTGATGCTCGTCTACGAGGCCACCCGCGAAGCGCCGGTCGCCGAGGAGCGGGTGCACACGCCCGTCGCGCGCACCACCGGCTACCGCCTCGCCAACCCGCCGCTGCTGGTGCCGGTGCTGCGCGCCGGCCTGGGCATGGCCGACCAGGCGCACAAGCTCATCCCGGACGCCCAGATGGGGTTCGTCGGCCTCGCGCGCGACGAGGAGACGCTGAAGCCGACGCCGTACATGGAGTCGCTGCCCGAGTCGTTGGCGGGGCGGCCGGTGTTCGTGCTGGACCCGATGCTCGCGACCGGCGGCTCGCTGGCGTACACGATCCGCCTGCTGACCGACCGCGGCGCGACCGACGTGACGGCGATCTGCGCCTTGGCCGCCCCGGAGGGCATCGAGCACCTGGCGGACTCGGGCCTGCCCGTCCGCCTGGTGACCGCCAGCGTCGACGAGCGGCTGAACGACTCGGGCTTCATCGTGCCGGGCCTCGGCGACGCGGGCGACCGCCAGTACGGCGCGGTGTAG